The proteins below come from a single Zhouia spongiae genomic window:
- a CDS encoding TonB-dependent receptor: MKLSLLLFIVSLFQIQAHSYSQKSTISLDVKKAEIKEIFNEIEKQSAYKVLYKTEDITPLPPVSMHVNDVTIEAIMNSLLGKSPLYYKVLDTQIVIYQKSTETEVASSRQPEVQDQITITGLVTDVNGIPLPGVTVMVKETGKGAFTDNDGAYTIKALKNQSLSFSYIGMETVITEIKERTTVDIILKEDTQSLEEVVLVGYGTQKRKDITGSVSKIDATELNKMAPVSFDNAIVGRAPGVYAVPSSGAPGAPASIRIRGITSVLGNNEPLYVIDGVPIEIGQGQGNSAYSDSFSQSISPLASINPQDIESIDILKDASATAIYGSRGANGVIIINTKKGSYSSVPSISFSTMTSMSSFFNKYDMLNSNGFHDVIKQAYTNAGSDIPDDEDLYPYGPDVYTDWQKEADQAAVNMNYYLNMNGGSLNGNTLYSVSAGITDQKGPIYNTEFRRNNIRTKLETKASDKLRIGVNFNYTDSKNEGSGTTFYYQTIRYRPDIPVYNPDGSFASDPNSIYSNPYAKVRFPSYVDSKNIMISLFGEYQLTDGLVFKSTYSYTEGDNFSFRYTPSYDVFEQRNNRKGTLKQNESGFTSRIFDNTLTYNKSFNKHSLNTVLGVSYTQNKSNFISIDAVDFPDDFVMVTPGAASNQSIASGGTISGLSSYFVRANYNYDDIAYLTFTGRADKSTKFGPENRWGYFPSGAFAWRISRMGFMEDATFIDDLKLRTSYGKTGSANFSDFQYATFFAAGSFYNNNNGVVSNTIPNPAIRWETTNQLDVAVDYSLFDRRVNGTFGYFNKKTSDQILSRDVTLETGGSSQFANIGDFLNKGFEFQVGVDVFRDAKFQWTTELNMSTISSKVLHLNGGYYRNLVEGEPISYFSGYKVDGIFQTQEEIDQLNAASPTGVYQTGNTAPGDFKYVDVNEDGFVGSDDVDIIGKAEPDFFGGWNNIFRYGNFELSTLFNFSVGNYLFNSNKRDLLIFSNFGNNYATDIQNTWSPDNTSSSIPRLVAGDPNNNRRDSDFFVEDASFFKLKNIHLTYKFNPELLKKMFIQRASISLSATNVFVITSYSGLDPEVNYNAASNFSQGYDSATYPPVRTYTLGLNLNL, encoded by the coding sequence ATGAAACTTTCTTTATTGCTGTTTATCGTTTCCTTATTCCAAATTCAGGCACATTCTTATTCACAAAAATCTACCATATCATTAGATGTGAAGAAAGCCGAGATCAAGGAAATATTTAATGAGATTGAGAAGCAATCTGCGTATAAGGTATTATACAAAACTGAGGATATTACCCCATTACCTCCTGTTAGTATGCACGTAAATGATGTTACTATAGAGGCCATCATGAACAGCTTACTCGGCAAGAGTCCGCTGTATTACAAAGTACTCGATACACAAATTGTTATTTACCAGAAATCGACCGAGACTGAAGTCGCTTCAAGCAGACAGCCTGAAGTTCAGGATCAGATCACGATCACCGGTCTGGTTACCGATGTAAACGGTATTCCACTGCCTGGCGTAACGGTGATGGTTAAAGAAACAGGGAAAGGTGCCTTTACTGACAATGATGGTGCTTATACCATAAAAGCATTAAAAAACCAAAGCCTTTCTTTTAGCTATATCGGGATGGAAACCGTTATTACCGAGATCAAAGAAAGAACGACTGTAGATATTATCCTAAAAGAAGATACCCAATCCCTCGAAGAAGTAGTTCTTGTAGGTTATGGTACTCAGAAAAGAAAAGATATCACAGGATCGGTTTCTAAAATAGACGCTACCGAGCTTAACAAGATGGCACCTGTTAGTTTTGATAATGCTATTGTAGGTAGAGCCCCCGGAGTGTATGCAGTACCTTCGTCAGGAGCTCCCGGTGCACCGGCTTCTATCCGCATCAGGGGGATTACTTCGGTATTAGGAAATAACGAGCCTCTTTATGTCATTGATGGGGTTCCTATCGAAATCGGACAAGGGCAAGGTAATTCGGCCTATTCAGATAGCTTTTCACAGTCAATCTCTCCGCTGGCTTCCATCAATCCTCAGGACATTGAAAGCATCGACATCTTAAAAGATGCTTCAGCTACGGCCATTTATGGTTCCAGAGGTGCTAACGGGGTGATTATTATCAATACCAAGAAAGGAAGCTACTCTTCTGTTCCAAGCATCAGCTTTAGTACAATGACAAGTATGTCGAGTTTCTTTAATAAATACGACATGCTCAACAGTAATGGTTTCCACGATGTTATAAAGCAGGCGTACACCAATGCAGGCAGCGATATTCCTGATGATGAAGATCTATATCCATACGGCCCTGATGTATACACCGACTGGCAAAAAGAAGCAGATCAGGCGGCTGTTAATATGAATTACTACCTCAATATGAACGGCGGGTCATTAAACGGGAATACACTTTATTCTGTTTCTGCCGGGATCACAGATCAGAAAGGACCGATATACAATACAGAATTCAGAAGAAACAATATCAGGACCAAACTCGAAACAAAAGCTTCTGACAAACTGCGCATCGGGGTGAACTTTAACTATACGGACTCTAAAAATGAAGGTAGCGGTACCACTTTTTACTACCAGACAATCCGTTACAGACCAGACATCCCTGTATATAATCCCGACGGAAGTTTTGCTTCCGACCCGAACAGTATCTATTCAAACCCGTATGCAAAAGTTCGCTTCCCTTCCTATGTAGATTCTAAAAATATCATGATCTCTCTTTTCGGAGAATATCAACTTACCGACGGCCTGGTATTTAAATCTACATACTCGTACACGGAAGGTGATAATTTCAGTTTCCGATATACACCTAGTTATGATGTATTCGAGCAAAGAAACAACCGTAAGGGAACCTTAAAACAAAATGAATCTGGCTTCACCTCACGCATTTTCGACAATACACTTACTTATAACAAAAGCTTTAATAAACACAGCCTTAATACGGTATTAGGTGTATCATACACTCAAAACAAAAGTAATTTCATAAGTATAGATGCTGTAGATTTTCCTGATGATTTTGTAATGGTAACACCGGGTGCCGCCTCCAACCAGAGTATTGCAAGCGGTGGTACTATCAGCGGACTTTCTTCATACTTCGTAAGAGCTAATTACAATTACGATGATATTGCATACCTGACCTTTACCGGACGTGCAGATAAATCAACGAAATTCGGCCCTGAAAATCGTTGGGGTTACTTCCCTTCGGGAGCCTTTGCCTGGAGAATATCGCGTATGGGCTTTATGGAAGATGCTACATTTATTGACGACCTTAAATTAAGAACATCCTATGGTAAAACAGGATCGGCAAACTTTTCAGACTTTCAGTATGCTACTTTCTTTGCTGCGGGTAGTTTTTATAACAACAACAATGGTGTGGTTTCAAATACCATCCCGAACCCGGCTATCAGATGGGAAACTACCAATCAACTGGATGTTGCCGTCGACTATTCACTATTCGACAGAAGGGTTAACGGTACTTTCGGATACTTCAACAAGAAAACTTCCGATCAGATCCTTTCAAGAGATGTAACCCTCGAAACCGGTGGAAGCAGTCAGTTTGCAAACATTGGTGACTTCCTTAACAAAGGTTTCGAATTCCAGGTTGGAGTAGATGTATTCAGGGATGCTAAATTTCAGTGGACTACAGAACTCAATATGTCGACCATCAGTAGTAAAGTACTGCATTTAAACGGTGGTTACTACAGGAACCTTGTAGAAGGTGAACCGATCAGTTACTTCTCGGGATATAAAGTCGACGGTATTTTCCAGACGCAGGAAGAAATCGATCAGTTAAACGCTGCTTCCCCGACAGGCGTATACCAAACAGGTAATACAGCCCCCGGAGATTTTAAATATGTAGATGTAAATGAAGATGGTTTTGTAGGATCTGATGATGTAGATATTATCGGAAAAGCAGAACCGGATTTCTTCGGAGGATGGAATAATATATTCCGATACGGGAACTTCGAACTCTCTACTTTATTCAACTTCAGTGTGGGTAACTATTTGTTTAACAGCAACAAAAGAGACTTGCTGATATTCAGCAATTTCGGAAATAACTACGCTACAGATATTCAGAATACCTGGAGCCCGGACAATACATCGAGCAGTATCCCAAGATTGGTTGCCGGAGATCCGAATAATAACCGAAGAGATTCCGACTTCTTTGTTGAAGATGCTTCTTTCTTTAAGTTAAAAAACATCCACCTAACCTATAAGTTCAATCCTGAACTCCTTAAAAAAATGTTTATCCAAAGGGCAAGTATCTCGCTATCGGCTACCAATGTGTTTGTGATCACTTCATACAGCGGGTTAGACCCGGAAGTTAACTATAATGCTGCCAGCAACTTTTCACAAGGGTATGATAGTGCCACTTATCCACCGGTTAGAACATATACACTTGGATTAAACTTAAACTTATAA
- a CDS encoding DUF4251 domain-containing protein — protein MKRFQFIRCLFVFIVVYGCGTTQSTVSDEDRKELANLVEEKKFRIENDWANPTVTNAMMQVGQILGPQNNASRINLMSNPNFLEVDGDHVKAYLPYFGERQMGGGYNTNETGIKFDQVAEDMEIHYLEAKKKYKMTFKANNTNSNEAYNITLEVFFNKKTSLIINSTERNSIRYEGTLMPLSEN, from the coding sequence ATGAAAAGATTTCAATTTATAAGGTGCTTGTTTGTTTTTATTGTTGTTTATGGTTGCGGAACCACTCAAAGTACAGTTTCGGATGAGGACAGGAAGGAACTGGCCAATCTTGTTGAGGAAAAAAAATTCAGGATAGAGAATGACTGGGCAAATCCGACAGTAACAAATGCCATGATGCAGGTAGGGCAAATTCTGGGACCACAGAATAATGCATCGCGGATAAACCTGATGAGTAATCCTAATTTTTTAGAAGTTGATGGCGACCATGTAAAAGCTTATTTGCCATACTTCGGAGAACGCCAGATGGGAGGCGGATATAACACCAATGAAACAGGAATAAAATTCGACCAGGTTGCTGAAGATATGGAGATTCATTATTTGGAAGCTAAGAAAAAATACAAAATGACCTTTAAGGCTAACAATACAAATAGTAATGAAGCCTATAATATTACCCTGGAGGTCTTTTTCAATAAAAAAACGAGCCTTATTATAAACAGTACCGAACGTAATTCAATCAGATACGAAGGAACTTTAATGCCTTTATCTGAAAATTAG
- a CDS encoding RagB/SusD family nutrient uptake outer membrane protein — MEKLYKNIFIVLALIGVLTTSCEITDVTDVDPVYQVSEDKVITNVDQAQTVLYGVYGSLIDGLDYIVYMPAVTSMMGTTMKPGIWGGGSENAFFNNDVNPDNYYLEYMYTKMYFLINNANHVITKTAALASDDERKEEIIAEARFLRAQSHFYLLRLFGEFFNMDSEYGVVLKTEPISNADAQARTTVAEVYKLILEDLDYAIAHAPDFSNTFYASNLAAKALKSKVALYRKDYATAATLAKEVIDSNERELEETFGDIFTKKIDNPNEVLFQTPFDNLNDRNNKAFMFRAYFGLSDEYVALMETDARYEAAITFTSAGSIRNNKFNGATYNGVPLTADTQYFMRLAETYLIYAEAMLRANNDIDAAKTALNTIRERSANTLVTTNDYDELLNAIRTEKIRELGTESGEEWFDLVRFHIEGDININDYKELSSETRLILPLPIQTVELSQGVIKQNPGY, encoded by the coding sequence ATGGAAAAATTATATAAAAACATATTTATTGTACTCGCTCTCATAGGAGTATTAACCACATCGTGTGAAATTACCGATGTAACAGATGTAGATCCTGTATATCAGGTTTCCGAAGATAAAGTAATTACCAATGTCGACCAGGCGCAAACAGTGCTCTATGGCGTTTATGGAAGTCTGATCGACGGACTCGATTATATCGTGTATATGCCTGCTGTAACTTCGATGATGGGAACTACCATGAAGCCCGGAATTTGGGGTGGCGGATCTGAAAATGCCTTTTTCAACAACGATGTAAACCCGGATAATTATTACCTGGAATACATGTACACCAAAATGTATTTTCTGATCAACAACGCGAACCATGTGATAACCAAAACGGCAGCCCTTGCTTCAGACGATGAAAGAAAAGAAGAGATTATTGCAGAAGCCCGGTTTTTAAGAGCACAATCACATTTTTACCTGTTGAGGTTATTTGGGGAATTCTTTAATATGGATTCTGAATACGGAGTTGTATTAAAAACCGAGCCTATCAGTAATGCAGATGCCCAGGCACGTACCACCGTAGCCGAAGTATACAAGCTTATTTTGGAAGACCTTGACTATGCTATTGCGCATGCCCCTGATTTTTCAAATACTTTTTATGCTTCTAACCTGGCGGCAAAAGCCCTGAAAAGCAAAGTAGCCCTATACAGAAAAGACTATGCTACTGCTGCTACCCTTGCAAAGGAAGTCATTGATTCTAACGAACGTGAGTTAGAAGAAACTTTCGGAGATATCTTTACCAAAAAGATTGACAACCCGAATGAAGTATTGTTCCAGACACCTTTTGATAACCTGAACGACAGAAATAATAAGGCCTTTATGTTTCGTGCATATTTCGGCCTTTCTGACGAATATGTGGCACTTATGGAAACAGATGCCCGTTACGAGGCAGCTATAACCTTTACGTCTGCAGGTAGTATCAGGAACAATAAATTTAACGGAGCCACCTATAACGGAGTTCCTCTTACAGCCGATACTCAGTATTTTATGCGTCTTGCGGAAACCTATCTGATTTATGCTGAAGCAATGCTAAGAGCCAATAATGACATCGATGCCGCTAAAACAGCTTTAAACACTATCAGGGAACGTAGTGCCAACACCTTAGTTACCACCAACGACTACGACGAATTATTGAATGCCATCCGTACCGAAAAAATACGTGAACTCGGCACCGAATCCGGAGAAGAATGGTTCGACCTGGTACGTTTCCATATCGAAGGAGATATAAACATTAACGATTATAAAGAACTATCATCAGAAACACGTTTAATCCTGCCGTTACCAATTCAAACTGTAGAATTATCACAAGGTGTTATCAAACAAAACCCCGGTTACTAA
- a CDS encoding DUF6495 family protein, whose translation MKYSRLTKEQFEELHEEFINFLATQSITADEWASIKKDKPEIAEQELDVFSDLIWEGVLNKVVYLENISASQMFLFHLTEKEMKLIAVRLLNKAVDLTTREGFQWFKENFLGDEVEMMTAAKVYSEDKNKDKFELIQKGAVITKGELYNYLEKIIP comes from the coding sequence ATGAAGTATTCAAGACTTACAAAAGAACAATTTGAGGAGCTGCATGAGGAGTTCATAAATTTTCTGGCAACCCAATCCATTACAGCCGATGAATGGGCATCGATAAAAAAAGATAAACCCGAGATAGCGGAACAGGAATTAGATGTTTTTAGCGACCTGATCTGGGAAGGTGTTTTAAATAAGGTTGTATATCTTGAAAATATTTCTGCCAGCCAGATGTTTTTATTTCATCTGACTGAAAAAGAAATGAAGCTTATTGCGGTCCGCTTATTAAATAAAGCTGTAGATCTTACCACCAGGGAAGGATTTCAGTGGTTTAAAGAGAACTTCCTTGGCGATGAGGTGGAAATGATGACCGCGGCAAAAGTTTACTCGGAAGATAAAAACAAAGATAAGTTTGAACTTATTCAAAAAGGGGCTGTTATTACAAAAGGAGAACTGTATAACTATTTAGAAAAGATTATTCCATAG
- a CDS encoding RNA polymerase sigma factor, translating into MLENQLLSDLKNGSKQAYRNIFLKYYKVILAYLIKLTGDLLLSEDLTQSVFLKLWTKRKSINVHTSLKQYLFSTAYNSFMDHYRSREREKNMHSDYLITSETFQEEHDHTGLKRLEDDLNRLRGLIDALPPKCKEIFLLSKQEGLKYKEIAEKLNVSLKTVESQMYIAMKKLREEFNS; encoded by the coding sequence ATGTTAGAAAACCAGCTTTTATCAGATCTTAAGAACGGGAGTAAGCAAGCATACCGTAATATTTTCCTGAAATATTACAAGGTTATCCTAGCCTATTTGATAAAGCTGACCGGCGATTTGCTGTTATCTGAAGATCTTACCCAGAGTGTTTTCTTAAAATTGTGGACCAAGCGAAAATCGATCAATGTACATACGTCGCTAAAACAGTACTTGTTCAGTACGGCCTACAATAGTTTTATGGATCATTACCGGTCCAGGGAACGAGAAAAGAATATGCATTCGGATTACCTCATTACATCTGAAACTTTTCAGGAAGAACACGACCATACAGGTTTGAAGCGGTTGGAGGACGATCTGAACCGATTAAGGGGTTTAATCGACGCATTGCCCCCAAAGTGTAAAGAAATATTTTTGTTGAGTAAGCAGGAAGGCCTTAAGTATAAAGAAATTGCTGAAAAACTTAACGTTTCACTTAAAACGGTTGAGTCGCAGATGTATATAGCCATGAAAAAACTTCGCGAGGAATTCAATAGCTAG
- a CDS encoding TonB-dependent receptor produces MKRILLVCLLLIASQTLFSQVTTSNIRGLITDPDGQPLPGASVVAIHTPTGTKYGTATNFDGRFNLLNLRIGGPYSITISYVGFQEQKYTDVFLELGKTQDIEVVLQELSEQLGEVVVTADASGTFGKDRTGAETSVGRRELTRLPTISRSAQDFTRLEPTASGGSFGGRNDQYNNFSLNGAIFNNPYGLDAATPGGQTDAQPISLDAIDQIQVAVAPYDVTQSGFTGASVNAVTKSGTNEYHGTAYGFFRNQDLTGSKVKGDDIVVPKLSQTQFGASIGGPIIQNKVFFFANFERDQREDLGTTWVANTGSGAVNESRVLATDLQMVSDQLAALGYQTGPYEGYVHNTESTKGIFKIDWNINDQHRLAFIYNFLNASKEKPAHPTAIGRRGPDFTTLQFENSGYEINNRIQSFLFELNSNFNETTTNKLQVGYTHFDDFRNPFSSPAPVINITKDGAPYIIAGHEPFSIHNRLDQKVFQITDNMNFFKGDHTYTVGFSFEKFQFANSFNLTGYGFDIFGSVDINDFDANNYADAFANARAIFNSRNGLPDGADGGWLLSEVNVGQLAFYIQDEWNLTDNFKLTYGIRADKPLYFDTSEKAQEFIDTDNGQFYNPSTAYFDPDTGDEVFFDSTKMPDNGLLWSPRLGFNWDVFDDNVFQVRGGTGIFTGRLPFVWIGNQVSGVDQFFYQVVDNDFQFPQVWRTSLGLDYRFENGIIATADFSYTKDINAVHVQNWGLKTPTATLGGVDSRPVYQAGDKGDFPAYVLTNSDKGRAVNASLKLQKNFDNGLYTSVAYNYMNSKDVNSIEAEITGDAFTFNPAYGNVNDDVLSHSKYGDKHRVVGVASKQFKYGNDKWATTISAFFEYAQGGRFNYTYGGDINNDGSLVNDLIYIPTAEEVSQMNFSAPGQAEAFENFIRQDDYMSAHRGAYFERYGAITPWRGRWDMKFLQDYNFKVSGDKTNTIQFSIDILNVGNLISSDWGLVQQPTNVQPIGVTVDANNVPTYSFDPDLRNTFVYDAGLLSRWQMQFGIRYIF; encoded by the coding sequence ATGAAAAGAATCTTGCTCGTATGTCTGTTGTTGATCGCTTCACAGACATTATTTTCACAGGTGACCACATCAAATATCAGGGGACTTATAACTGACCCGGACGGGCAACCACTTCCGGGAGCCAGTGTCGTTGCAATTCATACACCCACCGGAACAAAGTACGGAACAGCAACCAATTTCGACGGACGTTTTAATTTACTGAATCTCAGGATAGGGGGACCTTATTCGATAACGATCAGTTATGTGGGATTTCAGGAACAAAAATACACTGATGTATTTCTTGAACTGGGGAAAACACAAGATATTGAAGTTGTTCTTCAGGAACTCAGTGAACAGTTGGGAGAGGTAGTTGTTACAGCCGATGCTTCCGGGACATTTGGAAAGGACAGAACCGGAGCGGAGACCAGCGTGGGAAGAAGAGAACTCACCAGACTGCCGACAATTTCCAGATCGGCACAAGATTTTACCAGATTAGAACCAACTGCAAGCGGGGGTTCGTTTGGAGGCCGAAACGATCAGTACAATAACTTTTCCCTCAACGGAGCTATTTTTAATAATCCCTATGGGCTGGATGCAGCAACACCGGGAGGACAAACAGATGCACAGCCTATATCGCTTGATGCCATTGATCAGATCCAGGTAGCTGTAGCTCCTTACGATGTAACTCAATCCGGTTTTACAGGGGCTTCCGTCAATGCAGTTACAAAGAGTGGTACCAATGAGTATCACGGAACTGCCTACGGGTTCTTCAGAAATCAGGATCTTACCGGAAGTAAAGTGAAAGGCGATGATATTGTTGTGCCCAAATTAAGCCAAACCCAATTCGGAGCCAGTATTGGCGGGCCGATTATTCAGAATAAAGTATTCTTCTTTGCAAATTTTGAAAGAGACCAGAGAGAAGACCTGGGGACTACCTGGGTGGCAAATACCGGTTCGGGAGCCGTGAATGAGTCGAGGGTATTGGCTACCGATCTTCAGATGGTTTCAGACCAATTGGCAGCGCTCGGTTATCAAACCGGACCGTATGAAGGCTATGTACACAATACAGAATCGACCAAAGGGATTTTTAAGATCGACTGGAATATTAATGATCAGCACAGGCTGGCATTTATATATAATTTTTTAAATGCTTCAAAAGAAAAGCCAGCCCACCCAACAGCTATTGGCCGGAGAGGTCCTGACTTTACAACATTACAGTTCGAGAATTCAGGATATGAAATCAATAACAGGATTCAGTCATTTCTATTCGAACTGAATTCTAATTTTAATGAAACCACGACCAATAAATTACAGGTTGGGTACACTCATTTCGATGATTTCAGAAACCCTTTCTCATCTCCTGCACCTGTAATTAATATAACTAAAGACGGCGCTCCATATATAATTGCAGGGCACGAACCTTTTTCGATCCACAACCGTTTAGATCAGAAGGTGTTCCAGATTACAGATAATATGAATTTCTTTAAGGGAGATCATACCTATACAGTAGGTTTTTCTTTTGAGAAATTCCAGTTTGCAAACTCCTTCAACTTAACCGGATATGGCTTTGATATATTCGGAAGTGTGGATATTAATGATTTTGATGCTAATAATTATGCAGATGCGTTTGCCAATGCCCGGGCTATTTTTAATTCCAGAAATGGATTGCCTGACGGAGCAGACGGCGGGTGGTTGTTATCTGAGGTCAATGTAGGTCAGCTTGCTTTTTATATTCAGGATGAGTGGAATCTTACCGACAACTTTAAACTTACCTATGGGATAAGGGCAGATAAACCTTTGTATTTTGATACATCGGAAAAAGCACAGGAATTCATAGATACGGATAACGGTCAGTTTTACAATCCGTCGACTGCATATTTTGACCCGGATACAGGAGATGAAGTATTTTTCGATTCTACCAAAATGCCTGATAATGGTTTGCTGTGGTCGCCCCGACTTGGGTTCAATTGGGATGTTTTTGACGATAATGTCTTTCAGGTACGTGGCGGTACAGGGATTTTTACGGGAAGACTACCTTTTGTATGGATAGGGAACCAGGTAAGTGGTGTCGATCAGTTTTTCTATCAGGTAGTCGATAACGATTTTCAGTTCCCGCAAGTATGGAGAACGAGCCTGGGACTAGATTACCGATTTGAAAATGGTATTATCGCTACGGCAGACTTTTCGTATACAAAAGATATCAATGCTGTGCATGTGCAAAACTGGGGACTCAAAACACCTACAGCTACCTTGGGAGGGGTAGATTCAAGACCAGTTTATCAGGCCGGCGATAAAGGTGATTTCCCTGCCTATGTTCTAACAAATTCAGATAAGGGCCGAGCCGTTAATGCGTCTTTAAAGTTGCAGAAGAATTTTGATAACGGACTTTACACGAGCGTGGCTTATAATTATATGAACTCCAAGGACGTGAATTCAATCGAAGCAGAAATAACAGGAGATGCCTTTACTTTCAATCCGGCATATGGAAATGTGAATGACGATGTGTTGTCGCATTCCAAGTATGGGGATAAACACAGAGTGGTTGGGGTTGCTTCTAAACAGTTTAAATATGGGAATGATAAATGGGCTACGACAATCTCAGCTTTTTTTGAATACGCACAAGGAGGACGTTTTAATTATACCTATGGAGGTGATATCAATAACGATGGCTCATTGGTGAATGATCTTATTTATATTCCAACAGCCGAAGAAGTCAGTCAAATGAATTTTTCAGCTCCAGGGCAGGCAGAAGCTTTTGAAAACTTTATACGCCAGGACGATTATATGAGTGCGCATAGAGGAGCATATTTCGAAAGATACGGTGCCATCACTCCGTGGAGAGGACGCTGGGATATGAAATTCCTCCAGGATTATAATTTTAAAGTTTCAGGAGATAAAACCAATACGATTCAGTTCAGTATCGATATCTTAAACGTGGGTAACCTGATCAGTTCAGATTGGGGACTGGTACAACAACCAACAAATGTCCAGCCCATAGGGGTTACCGTTGATGCGAATAATGTTCCGACATATTCTTTTGACCCTGATTTAAGAAATACATTCGTGTACGATGCCGGTTTATTATCAAGATGGCAGATGCAATTTGGTATCCGTTACATCTTTTAA
- a CDS encoding FecR family protein codes for MEHLIIKYINGEISKEELILLKEGLEDPKTIEQLKDYLELESSIQLSLNDIDPENIYRSLNLPLTPQTKVRRLSPKFRLIRYAAAIILLIGLATTLKFFLTPEITEFTPDATIITLKLDDGTIKEFDEEEAVISVDDFTSDPMVQATENATAIHYNEINVPYGKKATVKLSDNSQVILNSGSLFKYPSSFEKSGTRNVTLEGEAYFTVTKDAEKPFIVETGQMNVEVLGTEFNLSCFNDDNQTMAVLIEGSIRAKSTLNNASLTIKPGEAATLKDENLTVGQVDIQKHTAWLHGDLLFIDDTFETVLKKLERHFNVAIINNNPSLNRVRYNGRFNTETITQILDAFKVNTDFEYSIENNQVIIKNQMPMK; via the coding sequence TTGGAACATTTAATTATAAAATACATTAACGGAGAGATTTCAAAAGAAGAATTAATCCTTTTGAAAGAAGGTTTAGAAGATCCGAAAACTATAGAACAGCTGAAAGATTACCTGGAATTAGAAAGTTCCATACAGTTAAGTTTGAACGATATTGATCCGGAAAACATTTATAGATCACTAAATCTACCATTAACTCCTCAAACCAAAGTCAGAAGGCTTTCTCCAAAATTTCGTTTGATTAGATATGCAGCGGCTATTATACTGCTTATCGGACTGGCAACAACACTAAAATTCTTTTTAACTCCTGAAATAACTGAATTCACCCCTGATGCTACCATTATAACCCTTAAGTTAGATGATGGGACCATCAAAGAGTTCGATGAAGAAGAGGCTGTTATTTCGGTAGATGATTTTACTTCGGACCCAATGGTTCAGGCGACTGAAAATGCAACTGCAATTCACTATAACGAAATCAACGTTCCCTACGGAAAAAAGGCTACGGTGAAATTGTCCGACAATTCTCAGGTCATCCTGAATTCGGGAAGTCTTTTCAAGTACCCGTCTTCTTTTGAAAAATCCGGAACCAGAAATGTAACTCTGGAAGGTGAAGCGTATTTTACGGTAACAAAAGATGCCGAAAAACCCTTTATTGTAGAAACCGGGCAAATGAATGTAGAAGTACTGGGTACAGAGTTCAACCTAAGCTGTTTTAACGACGATAACCAGACCATGGCTGTTTTGATTGAAGGAAGTATACGTGCTAAAAGTACTTTAAATAATGCTTCGTTGACAATTAAACCGGGCGAAGCCGCTACATTGAAAGATGAAAATCTAACTGTCGGACAGGTAGATATTCAGAAACACACGGCATGGTTGCACGGAGATTTATTGTTTATTGATGATACCTTTGAAACTGTGCTAAAGAAACTGGAACGTCATTTTAATGTAGCGATCATTAACAATAACCCGTCGCTGAACCGGGTGCGCTACAACGGAAGGTTTAATACAGAAACTATAACGCAAATATTAGACGCGTTTAAAGTGAATACGGATTTCGAATACAGTATAGAAAACAATCAGGTTATTATAAAAAATCAAATGCCAATGAAATAA